From the genome of Colius striatus isolate bColStr4 chromosome 15, bColStr4.1.hap1, whole genome shotgun sequence, one region includes:
- the HYAL1 gene encoding hyaluronidase-1 isoform X2: MASRWSYWVLLLLLPAVVHARGPGPIFGNRPFVTVWNIPSEHCAQWYGVSLSLEVFDIVANSHESFKGQDITLFYLQQLGLVPYYTSQGVPVNGGLPQNASLTAHLQQATKDIKVTLSSPDYSGLAVIDWESWRPVWARNWASMSIYWEKSKELVRQQHPEWPSQRVEEVAKQQFEQGARDFMQQTLELGQTLQPDGYWGFYGFPDCYNDDFSQLPYTGLCPEVEKQRNKELGWLWNSSRALYPSIYVPPLLNGTDKVLPYVRYRVAEAFAVQHSVLRDEIPVLPYSRISFDFNVDFFSQEDLINTIGESAAQGAAGIIFWGSLEYASSKEMCLKLKDYLEGPLGHYIVNVTASADLCSWSLCSGRGRCVRRDNQEAFLHLHPSRFAIDLRAGKPWVVTQSLESADDVSQLAEEFRCQCYDTWQGPRCDTKGSAK, from the exons ATGGCATCGAGGTGGTCCTACTGggtcctcctgctgctcctgcctgctgtgGTCCATGCCAGGGGGCCTGGCCCCATCTTTGGCAACCGACCCTTTGTCACCGTCTGGAACATCCCCAGCGAGCACTGTGCCCAGTGGTACGGTGTCTCCCTCAGCCTGGAGGTCTTCGACATTGTGGCCAATAGCCATGAGTCCTTCAAGGGGCAAGACATCACCCTCTTCtatctgcagcagctggggcttgTCCCCTACTACACATCGCAGGGGGTGCCAGTGAACGGAGGGCTCCCCCAAAATGCCAGCCTGacagcccacctccagcaggcCACCAAGGATATCAAGGTCACCCTGAGCAGCCCTGACTACAGTGGGCTGGCCGTCATCGACTGGGAGAGCTGGCGCCCGGTGTGGGCCCGCAACTGGGCCTCCATGAGCATCTACTGGGAGAAATCGAAGGAGCTGGTGCGGCAGCAGCACCCCGAGTGGCCCAGCCAGCGGGTGGAGGAGGTGGCCAAGCAGCAGTTTGAGCAGGGTGCCCGTGACTTCATGCAACAGACCCTGGAGCTGGGTCAGACCCTCCAGCCCGACGGCTACTGGGGTTTCTACGGCTTCCCTGACTGCTACAATGATGACTTCAGCCAGCTGCCCTACACCGGGCTGTGCCCCGAAGTGGAGAAGCAGAGGAACAAGGAGCTGGGGTGGCTCTGGAATAGTAGCCGGGCACTCTACCCCAGCATCTACGTACCCCCCCTCTTGAATGGCACCGACAAGGTGCTCCCCTACGTGCGCTACCGCGTGGCCGAGGCTTTTGCCGTCCAGCACAGCGTCCTCAGAGATGAAATCCCCGTCCTCCCCTACTCCCGCATCTCCTTTGATTTCAACGTTGACTTCTTCTCCCAG GAAGACCTGATAAACACCATCGGGGAGAGTGCagctcagggtgctgctggcatCATCTTCTGGGGCAGCTTGGAGTATGCCAGCTCAAAG GAGATGTGCCTGAAGCTGAAGGACTACCTGGAAGGGCCGCTGGGTCACTATATCGTCAACGTGACAGCCAGTGCAGACCTGTGCAGCTGGAGCCTGTGCTCCGGCCGGGGCCGCTGCGTGCGCCGGGACAACCAGGAGGCCTTCCTCCACCTCCACCCCTCCCGCTTCGCCATCGACCTGCGGGCTGGCAAGCCCTGGGTGGTGACCCAGAGCCTCGAGTCTGCTGATGACGTCTCCCAGCTGGCTGAGGAGTTCAGATGCCAGTGCTATGACACATGGCAGGGACCCCGCTGTGACACCAAAGGCTCTGCCAAGTGA
- the NPRL2 gene encoding GATOR1 complex protein NPRL2 — MGGRIECVFFSEFHPTLGPKITYQVPEDFISRELFDTIQVYVITKPELQNKLITVTAMEKKLIGCPVCIEHKKYSRNALLFNLGFVCDARAKACALEPIVKKLAGYLTTLELESGFISNEESKQKLVPIMTILLEELNAKGKCTLPIDESNTIHLKVIEQRPDPPIVQEYDVPVFTQDKDDFFNSQWDLTTQQILPYIDGFRHVQKISAEADVELNLVRIAVQNLLYYGVVTLVSILQYSNVYCTTPKVQDLVDDKCLQEECLSYVTKQGHKRASLRDVFQLYCGLSPGTTVRDLISRYTLQLQRVDERKLIQFGLMKGLIRRLQKYPVKVARDERSHPARLYTGCHSYDEICCKTGMSYKELDERLENDPNIIVCWK, encoded by the exons ATGGGCGGCAGGATCGAGTGCGTCTTCTTCAGCGAGTTCCACCCCACGCTGGGGCCTAAGATCACCTACCAG GTCCCAGAGGACTTCATCTCGCGGGAGCTCTTTGACACCATCCAGGTGTACGTCATCACGAAGCCCGAACTGCAGAACAAGCTCATCACCGT GACAGCTATGGAGAAGAAGCTGATAGGCTGCCCCGTGTGTATCGAGCACAAGAAGTACAGCCGGAACGCTCTGCTCTTCAACCTGGGCTTTGTGTGCGATGCCCGAGCCAAGGCCTGTGCGCTGGAGCCCATCGTGAAGAAGCTGGCTGGCTACCTCACCACCCTCGAG CTTGAAAGTGGCTTCATCTCCAACGAGGAGAGTAAACAGAAGCTGGTTCCCATCATGACCATCCTGCTGGAGGAGCTGAATGCCAAAGGAAAGTGCACCCTGCCCATAG ATGAGTCAAACACCATCCACCTGAAGGTGATCGAGCAGCGCCCAGACCCTCCCATCGTGCAGGAATACGATGTCCCTGTCTTCACCCAAGACAAGGACGACTTCTTCAACTCTCAGTGGGATCTCACCACGCAGCAG ATCCTGCCCTACATCGATGGCTTTCGGCACGTCCAGAAGATTTCGGCAGAAGCTGACGTGGAGCTGAACTTGGTGCGCATCGCGGTGCAGAACCTGCT GTACTACGGGGTCGTCACACTTGTCTCCATACTCCAG TACTCCAACGTCTACTGCACCACGCCGAAGGTCCAGGACTTGGTGGATGACAAGTGTCTGCAAGAAGAGTGTCTGTCCTATGTCACCAAACAAG GGCACAAGCGAGCCAGCCTCAGGGACGTGTTCCAGCTGTACTGCGGGCTGAGCCCTGGCACGACGGTGCGAGACCTCATCTCCCGCTACACGCTGCAGCTCCAGAGGGTGGACGAGAG GAAGCTTATCCAGTTCGGTTTGATGAAGGGTCTCATCAGACGGCTCCAGAAATACCCCGTGAAGGTGGCTCGGGACGAGCGGAGCCACCCAGCGCGGCTGTACACAGGCTGCCACAGCTACGATGAGATCTGCTGCAAGACTG GCATGAGTTACAAGGAGCTGGATGAGCGGCTGGAGAACGACCCCAACATCATCGTGTGCTGGAAATGa
- the LOC104560813 gene encoding transmembrane reductase CYB561D2: protein MALTAETESRLYRSLRAAAGAAAHLVALGFPVAVAVLARPGSSLFSWHPLLMALAFSFLMTEALLVFSPETSPLRAFSRKVKVRVHWALQLLALLCALLGLGIVTYNKHLNGKVHFVTWHGLTGLLTVLYTCGQCAGGVLLLYPKLMKNWTLAKLKLYHATSGLVGYLLGCASLMLGMCSQWFTTSVTGVSWYLAMLCPLLTSLVIMNQVSNAYLYRKRSQH from the exons ATGGCCCTGACGGCCGAGACCGAGTCGCGGCTGTACCGCTCGCTGCGCGCTGCCGCCGGCGCCGCCGCGCACCTCGTGGCGCTGGGCTTCCCCGTTGCTGTGGCCGTGCTGGCGCGGCCCGGATCCA GCCTCTTCTCCTGGCACCCGCTGCTCATGGCCCTCGCG TTCTCGTTCCTGATGACCGAAGCGCTGCTGGTGTTCTCCCCGGAGACTTCGCCGCTCCGCGCCTTCTCCCGCAAAGTCAAAGTGCGGGTGCACTGGGCCCTGCAGCTGCTCGCCCTCCTCTGTgccctcctggggctgggcatcGTCACCTACAACAAACACCTGAACGGCAAAGTCCACTTCGTCACCTGGCACGGCCTGACGGGGCTGCTGACCGTGCTGTACACATGCGGGCAGTGTGCCGGGGGAGTGCTGCTGCTCTACCCCAAGCTGATGAAGAACTGGACGCTGGCCAAGCTCAAGCTGTACCACGCGACCTCGGGGCTGGTGGGCTAcctgctgggctgtgccagcctgATGCTGGGCATGTGCTCCCAGTGGTTCACCACCTCGGTGACCGGCGTCTCCTGGTACCTCGCCATGCTGTGTCCTCTTCTCACCAGCCTGGTTATCATGAACCAGGTGAGCAATGCTTACCTGTATCGCAAGCGGAGCCAGCACTGA
- the RASSF1 gene encoding ras association domain-containing protein 1 produces the protein MELIELRELQPEPRPGRGRLERTNALRISPARRPGPGAHPDPRLTAAPGAGHRFEPRRRGLHTWCDLCGDFVWGGGRKSLQCRHCSFTCHYRCRALVRLDCSGPPGTGEEEDGTEQALEKDTNVDEPSEWEKTELDQAQVEQRIKEYNSQINSNLFMSLNKDGSYTGFIKVQLKLVRPVSVPATKRVPSLQAGRSGQRTPAVKRRTSFYLPKGTVKHLHILSHTRASEVIDALLRKFTVVDNPRKFALFERSEKDEQVYLRKLGDEEQPLRLRLLAGPSEKVLSFVLKENETGEVNWDAFTLPELHNFLRILQREEEEHVRQLRHRYARCRQKMQEALATHTPG, from the exons ATGGAGCTCATCGAACTGCGGGAGCTGCAGCCGGAgccgcggccgggccggggccgcctgGAACGGACCAACGCGCTGCGCATCAGCCCGGCgcgccggcccggccccggaGCGCACCCGGACCCGCGCCTGACGGCGGCCCCGGGCGCCGGGCACCGCTTCGAGCCGCGGCGCCGCGGGCTCCACACCTGGTGCGACCTCTGCGGGGACTTCGTCTGGGGCGGCGGCAGGAAGAGCCTCCAGTGCCGCC aCTGCAGCTTCACATGCCACTACCGGTGCCGGGCCCTGGTGCGGCTGGACTGCAGTGGCCCCCCGGGTACCggcgaggaggaggatggcACCGAGCAGGCACTGGAGAAGGACACCAACGTG GATGAGCCCAGCGAGTGGGAGAAGACAGAGCTGGACCAGGCGCAGGTGGAGCAGCGGATCAAGGAGTACAACAGCCAGATCAACAGCAACCTCTTCATGAGCCTG AACAAGGATGGCTCCTACACTGGCTTCATCAAGGTGCAGCTGAAGCTGGTGCGTCCCGTGTCGGTGCCGGCCACCAAGCGGGTGCCCTCACTGCAGGCCGGGCGGTCGGGGCAGCGCACGCCGGCCGTGAAGCGCCGCACGTCCTTCTACCTGCCCAAGGGCACCGTCAAGCACCTGCACATCCTGTCGCACACCCGCGCCAGCGAGGTCATCGATGCCCTCCTCCGCAAGTTCACCGTCGTCGACAACCCCCGCAAGTTCGCCCTCTTTGAGAGGTCCGAGAAGGATGAGCAAG tgTACCTGCGGAAGCTGGGTGATGAGGAGCAGCCCCTGCGGCTGCGGTTGCTGGCTGGCCCCAGCGAGAAGGTTCTCAGCTTCGTCCTGAAGGAGAACGAGACTGGGGAGGTGAAC TGGGACGCCTTCACGCTGCCGGAGCTGCACAATTTCCTGCGCATCCTgcagcgggaggaggaggagcatgTGCGCCAGCTGCGGCACCGCTACGCGCGCTGCCGCCAGAAGATGCAGGAGGCGCTGGCCACGCACACGCCGGGATGA
- the HYAL2 gene encoding hyaluronidase-2 yields MRGGCAAAVAVPWLALLALARQTPEKPTATPILTRRPFLVAWNVPTQDCKPRFQVSLDFSIFDLHASPNEGFVGQNLTIFYKERLGLYPYYTSQHVAVNGGVPQSSSLSEHLARLQEGISKYIRSPTTEGLAVIDWEEWRPIWARNWKPKDIYREVSQQLVHERQSNWSREEVNKQAVFEFESAARQFMVRTLRVAKSFRPKQLWGFYLFPDCYNHDYSKNKESYTGQCPDVEKTRNDQLAWLWKESTALYPSIYLDVVLASTPNSRKFVRARVMEAMRISQQHHDGYSLPVFVYTRPTYIRRLDVLSQPDLISTIGESAALGAAGAIFWGDADYTKNRDTCQILKTYLEEDLGRYIVNVTTAAQLCSTTLCQGRGRCLRQDSTADVFLHLNSSSFQLQRRDREHPQHPLFWAEGQLSPADTLFLRTHFRCHCYQGWQGSSCQVPAGPHSRAPGPLAPLGLGVLLLLASWR; encoded by the exons ATGCGCGGGGGCTGCGCGGCGGCCGTGGCTGTGCCCTGGCTGGCCCTGCTGGCCCTGGCCCGGCAGACCCCTGAGAAGCCAACAGCCACCCCCATCCTCACCCGCCGGCCCTTCCTGGTGGCCTGGAACGTGCCCACCCAGGACTGCAAGCCCCGCTTCCAGGTGTCCCTCGACTTCAGCATCTTCGACCTTCATGCCTCCCCCAACGAAGGCTTCGTGGGGCAGAACCTGACCATCTTCTACAAGGAGCGCCTGGGGCTCTACCCCTACTACACCAGCCAGCACGTGGCTGTCAATGGTGGAGTCCCTCAAAGCAGCAGCCTGTCCGAGCACCTGGCCCGTCTCCAGGAGGGCATCAGCAAGTACATCCGCTCGCCCACCACGGAGGGACTGGCTGTCATCGACTGGGAGGAGTGGCGGCCCATCTGGGCTCGCAACTGGAAGCCCAAAGACATCTACCGGGAGGTGTCCCAGCAGCTGGTGCACGAGCGGCAGTCCAACTGGTCCCGGGAAGAGGTGAACAAGCAGGCGGTGTTTGAGTTTGAGTCTGCCGCCCGACAGTTCATGGTGAGAACCCTGCGCGTGGCCAAGAGCTTTCGACCCAAGCAGCTCTGGGGCTTCTACCTCTTCCCTGACTGCTACAACCATGACTACAGCAAGAACAAGGAGAGCTACACCGGGCAGTGCCCGGACGTGGAGAAGACACGTAACGACCAGCTGGCTTGGCTCTGGAAGGAGAGCACGGCCCTTTACCCCTCCATCTACCTCGACGTGGTCCTGGCTTCCACCCCCAACAGCCGCAAGTTTGTGCGGGCGCGGGTGATGGAGGCCATGCGCATCTCGCAGCAGCACCATGATGGCTACTCCCTGCCTGTCTTCGTCTACACCCGGCCCACCTACATCCGCAGGCTGGATGTGCTCAGCCAG CCGGACCTGATCTCCACCATTGGAGAGAGTGCAGCGCTGGGTGCAGCTGGGGCCATCTTCTGGGGCGATGCAGACTACACCAAAAACCGG GACACATGCCAGATCCTGAAGACCTACCTGGAGGAGGACCTGGGCCGCTACATCGTGAACGTCACGACAGCAGCACAGCTATGCAGCACAACGCTGTGCCAGGGCCGGGGCCGCTGCCTGCGCCAGGACAGCACCGCCGACGTCTTCCTCCACCTCaactccagcagcttccagctGCAGCGCCGGGACAGGGAGCATCCCCAGCACCCCCTCTTCTGGGCCGAGGGGCAGCTCTCCCCCGCTGACACCCTCTTCCTACGGACCCACTTCCGCTGCCATTGCTaccagggctggcagggcagcagctgccaggtgCCCGCTGGCCCTCACAGTCGTGCCCCTGGCCCCCTGGCACCGCTGGGACTTGGGGTGCTGTTGCTTCTTGCAAGCTGGCGCTAA
- the HYAL1 gene encoding hyaluronidase-1 isoform X1 gives MVEVGVGHGEGDAVCGSFPRWGQPRLGHPRGGGREPAPRSTSPSHAWAQPLGHGPAPRSAIRGHGRIRPGGGYSAAGARGTPVSRGSRRCALAAAPCAAPSLGCPWARPFAARPPSSWHPSAAAPGPRPCAPSRGCCPTRNSRTHPASDSTMASRWSYWVLLLLLPAVVHARGPGPIFGNRPFVTVWNIPSEHCAQWYGVSLSLEVFDIVANSHESFKGQDITLFYLQQLGLVPYYTSQGVPVNGGLPQNASLTAHLQQATKDIKVTLSSPDYSGLAVIDWESWRPVWARNWASMSIYWEKSKELVRQQHPEWPSQRVEEVAKQQFEQGARDFMQQTLELGQTLQPDGYWGFYGFPDCYNDDFSQLPYTGLCPEVEKQRNKELGWLWNSSRALYPSIYVPPLLNGTDKVLPYVRYRVAEAFAVQHSVLRDEIPVLPYSRISFDFNVDFFSQEDLINTIGESAAQGAAGIIFWGSLEYASSKEMCLKLKDYLEGPLGHYIVNVTASADLCSWSLCSGRGRCVRRDNQEAFLHLHPSRFAIDLRAGKPWVVTQSLESADDVSQLAEEFRCQCYDTWQGPRCDTKGSAK, from the exons ATGGTGGAGGTAGGTGTGGGGCACGGGGAAGGGGATGCCGTGTGTGGGAGCTTCCCGCGGTGGGGACAGCCCCGACTGGGCCACCCACGTGGAGGCGGCCGTGAGCCCGCCCCGCGCTCCACCTCCCCCTCCCACGCGTGGGCACAGCCCCTGGGAcacggccccgccccgcgcagCGCGATCCGCGGGCACGGCAGGATCCGGCCCGGGGGTGGGTACAGCGCTGCCGGGGCCCGAGGCACCCCTGTCTCGCGTGGGTCCCGCcgctgtgccctggcagccgCTCCCTGCGCTGCCCCGTCCTTGGGGTGCCCCTGGGCACGGCCCTTCGCGGCACGACCACCTTCCAGCTGGCACCCCTCGGCTGCTGCGCCTGGTCCCCGACCGTGCGCTCCGTCCCGCGGCTGCTGTCCCACGC GCAACTCAAGGACCCATCCTGCTTCTGACAGCACCATGGCATCGAGGTGGTCCTACTGggtcctcctgctgctcctgcctgctgtgGTCCATGCCAGGGGGCCTGGCCCCATCTTTGGCAACCGACCCTTTGTCACCGTCTGGAACATCCCCAGCGAGCACTGTGCCCAGTGGTACGGTGTCTCCCTCAGCCTGGAGGTCTTCGACATTGTGGCCAATAGCCATGAGTCCTTCAAGGGGCAAGACATCACCCTCTTCtatctgcagcagctggggcttgTCCCCTACTACACATCGCAGGGGGTGCCAGTGAACGGAGGGCTCCCCCAAAATGCCAGCCTGacagcccacctccagcaggcCACCAAGGATATCAAGGTCACCCTGAGCAGCCCTGACTACAGTGGGCTGGCCGTCATCGACTGGGAGAGCTGGCGCCCGGTGTGGGCCCGCAACTGGGCCTCCATGAGCATCTACTGGGAGAAATCGAAGGAGCTGGTGCGGCAGCAGCACCCCGAGTGGCCCAGCCAGCGGGTGGAGGAGGTGGCCAAGCAGCAGTTTGAGCAGGGTGCCCGTGACTTCATGCAACAGACCCTGGAGCTGGGTCAGACCCTCCAGCCCGACGGCTACTGGGGTTTCTACGGCTTCCCTGACTGCTACAATGATGACTTCAGCCAGCTGCCCTACACCGGGCTGTGCCCCGAAGTGGAGAAGCAGAGGAACAAGGAGCTGGGGTGGCTCTGGAATAGTAGCCGGGCACTCTACCCCAGCATCTACGTACCCCCCCTCTTGAATGGCACCGACAAGGTGCTCCCCTACGTGCGCTACCGCGTGGCCGAGGCTTTTGCCGTCCAGCACAGCGTCCTCAGAGATGAAATCCCCGTCCTCCCCTACTCCCGCATCTCCTTTGATTTCAACGTTGACTTCTTCTCCCAG GAAGACCTGATAAACACCATCGGGGAGAGTGCagctcagggtgctgctggcatCATCTTCTGGGGCAGCTTGGAGTATGCCAGCTCAAAG GAGATGTGCCTGAAGCTGAAGGACTACCTGGAAGGGCCGCTGGGTCACTATATCGTCAACGTGACAGCCAGTGCAGACCTGTGCAGCTGGAGCCTGTGCTCCGGCCGGGGCCGCTGCGTGCGCCGGGACAACCAGGAGGCCTTCCTCCACCTCCACCCCTCCCGCTTCGCCATCGACCTGCGGGCTGGCAAGCCCTGGGTGGTGACCCAGAGCCTCGAGTCTGCTGATGACGTCTCCCAGCTGGCTGAGGAGTTCAGATGCCAGTGCTATGACACATGGCAGGGACCCCGCTGTGACACCAAAGGCTCTGCCAAGTGA
- the ZMYND10 gene encoding zinc finger MYND domain-containing protein 10: MRAGAAAGPPGSVCVCRPPPRAPPVSSLLRAARGRQQPGAQRRRRQGAVEVPPARASRRCHSDAAAMAAAGPAPLLPAEAEALVRSVQGTELRDTGGQGWLRQHECVEKLNMHAILSASTGQEQLLTELLVTYAKIPVLIGELISVEIWKHKVFPVLCRLEDFKPRNTFPIYVVLHHEASIINLLETVFFHKEICESAEDSILDLIDYCHRKLTLLAACSTNRQTVQLCPEDLASLSSMQELQKQAETMEFEISLKALSVLRFITDQVESLPLSALTRMLNTHNLPCLLVQLVEHCPWSCWEAGELRKFENGRWHVVPPEERVKMSRLDGQVWLALLNLLLSPECRHKYHFDGFNKGQLLKLRAFLTDILIDQLPNLVEMQRFLSHLAVTEPAPPKKDLVLEQVPVIWDHIHKKHMGKWEAIAKHQVKHVFSPTEEELKLQARRWAQTYSLDMMEALAPDKPRCRVCGTEAAKRCSRCRNEWYCTRACQVQHWQKHKPACNLLAGTPGSGDNP, translated from the exons ATGagggcgggggcggccgcggggccgccggggtccgtgtgtgtgtgtcgcCCCCCTCCGCGTGCCCCGCCTGTGTCCTCGCTCCTCcgcgccgccagggggcgccaGCAGCCGGGTGCGCAGCGGcgccgccgccagggggcggTGGAGGTGCCGCCAGCGCGAGCCTCCCGCCGTTGCCATAGCGACGCCGCCGCCATGGCCGCCGCCGGGCCCGCGCCTCTGCTGCCCGCCGAGGCCGAGGCCCTGGTGCGCTCCGTGCAGGGCACCGAGCTGCGCGACACCGGCGGCCAAGG ATGGCTTCGGCAGCACGAATGCGTGGAGAAGCTCAACATGCACGCCATCCTGAGTGCCTCCACtggccaggagcagctcctcaccgagCTGCTGGTCACCTACGCCAAG ATTCCTGTTCTCATTGGGGAGCTGATCTCTGTGGAGATCTGGAAGCACAAggtctttcctgtgctgtgcCGGCTGGAGGACTTCAAGCCAAGAAACACCTTCCCCATCTATGTGGTG ctgcatcATGAAGCCTCCATCATTAACCTCCTGGAGACAGTGTTTTTTCACAAG GAGATCTGTGAGTCAGCAGAGGACAGCATTCTGGATTTAATTGATTATTGCCACCGAAAACTGACCCTGCTTGCAGCTTGTAGCACCAACAGACAGACAGTGCAGCTTTGTCCTGAGGATCTGGCCAGCCTCTCATCCATGCAG gagctgcagaagcaggcgGAGACGATGGAGTTTGAGATTTCCCTGAAGGCCCTGTCTGTGCTGCGGTTCATCACCGATCAGGTGGAGAG CCTACCCCTGAGCGCACTGACACGGATGCTGAACACCCACAACCTGCCCTGCCTCCTTGTCCAGCTGGTGGAGCAttgcccctggagctgctgggaagcag GTGAGCTGAGGAAGTTTGAGAATGGCAGGTGGCACGTGGTGCCCCCCGAGGAGCGGGTGAAGATGAGCAGACTCGATGGGCAGGTGTGGCTGGCGCTCCTCAACCTGCTGCTCAGCCCCGAGTGCCGCCACAAGTACCACTTTGATGGCTTCAACAAGGGCCAGCTCCTCAAG CTCCGAGCGTTCCTGACAGACATCCTCATTGACCAGCTGCCCAACCTGGTGGAGATGCAGAGATTTCTGAGCCACCTCGCAGTGACAGAGCCAGCTCCCCCCAAAAAGGATCTCGTCCTGGAGCAG GTTCCCGTTATCTGGGACCACATCCATAAGAAACACATGGGGAAGTGGGAGGCCATCGCCAAGCACCAAGTGAAGCACGTCTTCAGCCCCACTGAGGAGGAGCTGAAGCTCCAAGCACGCAG GTGGGCACAGACCTACAGCTTGGACATGATGGAGGCTCTGGCTCCCGACAAGCCCCGCTGCAGGGTGTGTGGCACAGAGGCGGCCAAGCGGTGCTCTCGCTGCCGGAATGAGTGGTACTGCACACG GGCCTGCCAGGTCCAGCACTGGCAGAAGCACAAGCCTGCCTGCAACCTGCTGGCTGGGACACCAGGGAGTGGGGATAACCCCTAA
- the TUSC2 gene encoding tumor suppressor candidate 2 — protein MGASGSKSRGLWPFASPAAGGGGAEGPGGQQALARARAARAATPFVFTRRGSMYYDEDGDLAHEFYEETIVTKNGRKRAKLKRIHKNLIPQGIVKLEHPRIHVDFPVIICEV, from the exons atGGGCGCCAGCGGCTCCAAGTCGCGGGGGCTGTGGCCCTTCGCCTcgccggcggcgggcggcggcggcgctgagGGCCCCGGCGGGCAGCAGGCCCTGGCCCGGGCGCGGGCCGCGCGCGCCGCCACCCCGTTCGTCTTCACGCGCCGAGG CTCCATGTATTACGATGAGGATGGGGATCTCGCCCACGAGTTCTACGAGGAGACAATCGTTACCAAGAACGGGAGGAAGCGCGCCAAGCTGAAGAGGATCCACAAGAACCTGATACCTCAG GGCATAGTGAAGCTAGAGCACCCTCGTATCCACGTGGATTTCCCGGTCATCATCTGCGAGGTGTGA